A window of Belonocnema kinseyi isolate 2016_QV_RU_SX_M_011 chromosome 9, B_treatae_v1, whole genome shotgun sequence contains these coding sequences:
- the LOC117180393 gene encoding arylsulfatase J-like isoform X1, translating to MKSAKLVKSAIVVTILCLIGISLAFTWVQGVNAKKPHIIFIMADDLGWNDVSFHGADQIPTPNIDALAYNGVILNRYYAQPTCTPSRTAFLTGRYPIRTGMQGFPLQAPEPRGIPLNETLLPSHLKKLGYVTRLIGKWHTGYYTEGHTPANRGFDSFFGYYNGMIDYFNHTYNEIAIDKTGYDLHRDFPNSLNVDYHASEYFTDIVSNQAEEIIRKHDPETPLFLEIAHLAPHSGGLIDPLQVRDLKEVNKTLGYIKDFNRRKFAGMMTALDESVGRTVAALKKAKMLENSIIIFASDNGAQTEGLLENIGSNYPLRGLKFSVYEGGTRVVSCVYSPLIRKPSRVSNILMHVTDWLPTLYTAAGGNVNDLGEIDGVDQWSRIQSNKESNRKFVLLNIDEKEKTEAAIYGNFKIVKGAPELYGNYYGDSGNSESYPKYNTTTVLNSLTNLAINENLFSQLSSRTLIKLRTLSEVRCKKFTQFSNCSELCLFNTYIDPCETVDLSSKYPNMVKFLQNKLDDYRKVLVNQTNAKLDPAGYPENFNGTWMPWRSDAKM from the exons ggGTGGAATGATGTGAGTTTCCATGGAGCAGATCAGATTCCAACTCCAAATATAGATGCTCTTGCTTACAATGGTGTAATTTTAAATAGGTATTATGCTCAACCAACTTGTACACCATCAAGAACAGCTTTTCTTACTGGGCGTTATCCCATCAGAACAG GAATGCAGGGTTTTCCACTGCAGGCTCCAGAACCTCGAGGAATACCCTTAAATGAAACATTGTTACCAAGTCACTTGAAAAAATTAGGATACGTTACACGCCTTATCGGAAAATGGCATACAGGTTATTATACTGAAGGACATACCCCTGCAAATCGaggatttgattcattttttggatATTATAATGGCATGATTGATTATTTTAATCACACCTATAATGAAATTGCAATT gacaaaACTGGATACGATTTACATCGAGATTTTCCGAATTCATTGAATGTAGATTACCATGCTTCTGAATATTTCACGGATATTGTATCAAATCAGGCTGAAGAAATAATTAGGAAACACGATCCTGAAACTCCTTTATTCCTTGAAATTGCTCACCTTGCGCCACATTCAGGTGGTTTAATAGATCCACTTCAAGTTAGAGATTTGAAGGAAGTCAATAAAACTTTAGGATACATTAAagatttcaatcgaagaaaatttGCAG GAATGATGACAGCTCTCGATGAATCAGTAGGTCGTACAGTAGCTGCTTTAAAAAAGGCAAAAATGCTAGAAAACTCGATTATCATTTTTGCCTCTGATAATGGTGCCCAAACTGAAGGACTTTTGGAAAATATTGGCTCAAATTATCCTTTGAGAGGG ctCAAGTTCAGTGTATACGAAGGAGGTACAAGAGTAGTTTCCTGTGTGTATTCTCCGCTAATAAGAAAACCTTCGCGAGTATCAAATATTCTAATGCATGTAACTGACTGGTTACCAACATTGTATACTGCTGCTGGGGGCAATGTTAACGATCTTGGAGAAATAGACGGTGTGGATCAGTGGTCTAGAATTCAAAGTAACAAGGAAAGTAACAGAAAATTTGTACTTCTGAATATTGACGAGAAGGAAAAAACTGAAGCTGCTATTTATGGTAACTTCAAAATCGTTAAAG GAGCTCCAGAACTTTATGGCAACTATTATGGGGATTCGGGAAATAGCGAATCCTATCCAAAATACAATACCACAACTGTTCTCAATTCGTTAACAAATTTGGCCATCAATGAAAATTTGTTCTCCCAACTTTCATCAAGAACTTTGATAAAACTTCGAACGTTAAGTGAAGTTCGCTGCAagaaatttactcaattttccaATTGTTCTGAATTATGTTTGTTTAATACTTACATCGATCCTTGTGAAACTGTGGATCTATCATCAAAGTATCCAAAT ATGGTAAAATTCTTGCAGAATAAACTGGACGATTATAGAAAAGTTTTAGTAAATCAAACAAATGCTAAACTAGATCCTGCAGGATATCCAGAAAATTTTAATGGTACCTGGATGCCCTGGAGATCAGACGCAAAAATGTAG
- the LOC117180393 gene encoding arylsulfatase J-like isoform X2 yields MQGFPLQAPEPRGIPLNETLLPSHLKKLGYVTRLIGKWHTGYYTEGHTPANRGFDSFFGYYNGMIDYFNHTYNEIAIDKTGYDLHRDFPNSLNVDYHASEYFTDIVSNQAEEIIRKHDPETPLFLEIAHLAPHSGGLIDPLQVRDLKEVNKTLGYIKDFNRRKFAGMMTALDESVGRTVAALKKAKMLENSIIIFASDNGAQTEGLLENIGSNYPLRGLKFSVYEGGTRVVSCVYSPLIRKPSRVSNILMHVTDWLPTLYTAAGGNVNDLGEIDGVDQWSRIQSNKESNRKFVLLNIDEKEKTEAAIYGNFKIVKGAPELYGNYYGDSGNSESYPKYNTTTVLNSLTNLAINENLFSQLSSRTLIKLRTLSEVRCKKFTQFSNCSELCLFNTYIDPCETVDLSSKYPNMVKFLQNKLDDYRKVLVNQTNAKLDPAGYPENFNGTWMPWRSDAKM; encoded by the exons ATGCAGGGTTTTCCACTGCAGGCTCCAGAACCTCGAGGAATACCCTTAAATGAAACATTGTTACCAAGTCACTTGAAAAAATTAGGATACGTTACACGCCTTATCGGAAAATGGCATACAGGTTATTATACTGAAGGACATACCCCTGCAAATCGaggatttgattcattttttggatATTATAATGGCATGATTGATTATTTTAATCACACCTATAATGAAATTGCAATT gacaaaACTGGATACGATTTACATCGAGATTTTCCGAATTCATTGAATGTAGATTACCATGCTTCTGAATATTTCACGGATATTGTATCAAATCAGGCTGAAGAAATAATTAGGAAACACGATCCTGAAACTCCTTTATTCCTTGAAATTGCTCACCTTGCGCCACATTCAGGTGGTTTAATAGATCCACTTCAAGTTAGAGATTTGAAGGAAGTCAATAAAACTTTAGGATACATTAAagatttcaatcgaagaaaatttGCAG GAATGATGACAGCTCTCGATGAATCAGTAGGTCGTACAGTAGCTGCTTTAAAAAAGGCAAAAATGCTAGAAAACTCGATTATCATTTTTGCCTCTGATAATGGTGCCCAAACTGAAGGACTTTTGGAAAATATTGGCTCAAATTATCCTTTGAGAGGG ctCAAGTTCAGTGTATACGAAGGAGGTACAAGAGTAGTTTCCTGTGTGTATTCTCCGCTAATAAGAAAACCTTCGCGAGTATCAAATATTCTAATGCATGTAACTGACTGGTTACCAACATTGTATACTGCTGCTGGGGGCAATGTTAACGATCTTGGAGAAATAGACGGTGTGGATCAGTGGTCTAGAATTCAAAGTAACAAGGAAAGTAACAGAAAATTTGTACTTCTGAATATTGACGAGAAGGAAAAAACTGAAGCTGCTATTTATGGTAACTTCAAAATCGTTAAAG GAGCTCCAGAACTTTATGGCAACTATTATGGGGATTCGGGAAATAGCGAATCCTATCCAAAATACAATACCACAACTGTTCTCAATTCGTTAACAAATTTGGCCATCAATGAAAATTTGTTCTCCCAACTTTCATCAAGAACTTTGATAAAACTTCGAACGTTAAGTGAAGTTCGCTGCAagaaatttactcaattttccaATTGTTCTGAATTATGTTTGTTTAATACTTACATCGATCCTTGTGAAACTGTGGATCTATCATCAAAGTATCCAAAT ATGGTAAAATTCTTGCAGAATAAACTGGACGATTATAGAAAAGTTTTAGTAAATCAAACAAATGCTAAACTAGATCCTGCAGGATATCCAGAAAATTTTAATGGTACCTGGATGCCCTGGAGATCAGACGCAAAAATGTAG